The Verrucomicrobium spinosum DSM 4136 = JCM 18804 genome includes a region encoding these proteins:
- a CDS encoding NUDIX domain-containing protein — protein MSATASSPAPTPATVEHVLVIPRALFDELGAFQGFQPEVDRYLEAILAPGANFFLPRPGAEMDPTHKQIIPYAIFHHQGKYLVYTRGGKSGEKRLVAKRSIGIGGHINPHDEREDSLAKTTYLNGVEREIEEELVLTGSHTQQVIGLINDDSNEVGQVHLGVVHLFDLESDQVTSNEDAIQDLQFLSLDELVAGIENLETWSAICVRHLVTLL, from the coding sequence ATGTCCGCGACTGCCTCCTCCCCCGCTCCAACGCCCGCCACTGTCGAACACGTCCTCGTGATCCCCCGCGCGCTGTTTGATGAACTGGGCGCATTTCAGGGCTTTCAGCCGGAGGTGGACCGTTACCTTGAGGCCATCCTGGCACCGGGCGCGAACTTCTTCCTTCCCCGGCCTGGCGCGGAGATGGACCCCACTCACAAGCAGATCATCCCGTACGCGATCTTCCACCATCAGGGCAAGTACCTCGTCTATACCCGGGGTGGCAAGTCGGGTGAAAAACGCCTCGTGGCAAAGCGCAGCATCGGCATCGGTGGTCACATCAACCCGCACGATGAACGGGAGGACTCCCTGGCCAAGACGACCTACCTCAACGGCGTCGAGCGCGAGATCGAAGAAGAACTGGTGCTCACGGGTAGTCATACTCAACAGGTCATCGGCCTGATCAATGACGACTCTAATGAGGTCGGCCAGGTCCACCTCGGCGTGGTGCACCTCTTTGACCTGGAGAGCGATCAAGTGACTTCCAATGAAGACGCCATCCAAGACCTGCAGTTCCTCAGTCTGGACGAGCTGGTTGCGGGGATTGAGAATCTCGAGACTTGGTCGGCGATTTGCGTGCGGCATCTGGTGACACTGCTGTGA
- a CDS encoding sigma-70 family RNA polymerase sigma factor, with protein sequence MDPASDPHRALVPLLMRHERQIFAYIYTLVPHRHDAEDILQETCLTIYDKFQEFTPGTDFLAWAMRIAWWKVRQARQKYARSKVVFNDEVLEAVAHTAETMQEETSTMQICLAQCLQKLNERDRRMILTRYERGSGVERAAMVSGRSLQAAYKALMRIKQVLHDCVTNSMSKEEALS encoded by the coding sequence ATGGACCCAGCCTCAGATCCCCACCGCGCTCTGGTGCCGCTGCTAATGCGGCATGAGCGGCAGATCTTTGCGTATATTTACACGCTGGTGCCGCACCGTCACGATGCGGAGGACATCCTGCAGGAGACCTGCCTGACCATCTACGACAAATTCCAGGAGTTCACGCCGGGCACGGATTTCCTGGCTTGGGCGATGCGGATCGCCTGGTGGAAGGTGCGGCAGGCCCGGCAGAAGTACGCGAGGTCGAAGGTGGTCTTTAATGACGAGGTGCTGGAGGCGGTGGCCCACACGGCGGAGACCATGCAGGAGGAAACCTCCACCATGCAGATCTGCCTGGCCCAGTGCCTGCAAAAGCTGAATGAACGGGACCGACGCATGATCCTGACCCGCTATGAACGCGGCAGCGGCGTGGAGCGGGCCGCGATGGTAAGCGGTCGGTCGCTTCAGGCGGCCTACAAGGCGCTCATGCGAATCAAACAAGTGCTGCACGATTGTGTGACGAATTCCATGTCCAAAGAGGAGGCTTTGTCATGA
- a CDS encoding sigma-70 family RNA polymerase sigma factor codes for MSTPPAPAPPEHYETFVRLFVHHEGRLRGFLRTLVRDWDDVDEVMQETSLVAWRKFSQFDPDTNFMAWAAAIARFEALKHLRKQSRDRLVFNDEILDLLAEESLEEVDSLERHRSALGKCLEKLDSRQKELLQLAYQPGVKFHEVAAQAGKSAQAFYKTIQRMRAALLQCAEKQMQAEAAT; via the coding sequence ATGTCCACCCCTCCCGCCCCTGCCCCACCCGAACACTACGAGACGTTCGTTCGCCTTTTTGTGCACCACGAAGGGCGGCTCCGGGGCTTCCTGAGGACCTTGGTACGCGATTGGGATGACGTGGATGAGGTGATGCAGGAGACCAGTCTGGTGGCTTGGCGGAAGTTCTCGCAGTTCGATCCGGACACGAATTTCATGGCTTGGGCGGCAGCGATTGCCCGATTCGAGGCACTGAAGCACCTGCGGAAGCAATCCCGGGACCGTCTGGTCTTCAACGACGAAATCCTGGACCTGCTGGCTGAGGAGAGTCTGGAAGAAGTGGACTCCCTGGAGCGCCACCGTTCCGCTCTGGGCAAGTGCCTGGAGAAGCTCGACTCCCGCCAGAAGGAGCTCCTCCAGCTGGCTTACCAGCCGGGTGTGAAGTTCCACGAGGTGGCCGCACAGGCGGGCAAGAGCGCGCAGGCCTTCTACAAAACCATCCAGCGTATGCGGGCAGCCCTGCTGCAGTGCGCGGAGAAACAGATGCAGGCGGAGGCTGCGACCTGA
- a CDS encoding LamG-like jellyroll fold domain-containing protein gives MSQEERDLGRLSDEDTVKLNSWLHDLEEHQLAEPDRKALETMLLGSEPARRYLVQRLGMGAALCRLADESQESGDQEGDSPQGLRAHGTSVHLEGSHRPGSLKRAWPASAKLALAASLVLCACTLGLLFLRPGLHRNDGPMVQAEVTDEGCAVLVDVVGAQWASDGGDWQVGMSVPAGKVKLQSGLARLEFYSGASVTLEGNSELEIVSVNEAKCRFGQMRVHVPPHARGFKLMTPDAKVVDLGTEFGLKVSDSGKSDVHVFDGEVEVYPGTGDDKLNLKTGARWNAEDGAGTTGADTQAFADIASLHAQSQDADERRTLEWRVGLQKFLDDPRLLVGYTFEPLNAWDRTLRNQQPDAPEFTNGSVVGAQWAQGRWRGKQALAFKSPGDRVRLAVAGEYDAITLAAWVQVGGVDRNYNSLFLTDTWTHGNPHWQIIRSGAVALGVHNGKGSGQHVLNTPVLFGPENLGLWFHVASTFDVRTGMLRHFVNGRQVDEKKEAKVDPSSRIRIGSGELGNWGLPEGKTPRTEVRSFNGRMDEFLMFKEALSAKEIERIFEIGKPN, from the coding sequence ATGAGCCAGGAGGAACGAGATCTGGGCCGCCTCTCCGATGAGGACACGGTGAAACTGAACTCCTGGCTCCACGATCTGGAGGAGCACCAACTCGCCGAGCCGGATCGGAAGGCGCTGGAGACGATGCTGCTGGGCAGTGAACCCGCCCGCCGCTATCTGGTGCAACGGCTGGGCATGGGGGCGGCGCTCTGCCGACTGGCGGACGAATCCCAGGAATCCGGCGATCAGGAGGGCGACTCTCCACAGGGATTGCGGGCGCATGGGACCTCCGTCCATCTGGAAGGATCGCATCGACCGGGATCTCTGAAGCGGGCGTGGCCCGCCTCCGCCAAGCTGGCTCTCGCGGCCTCGCTGGTGCTGTGTGCTTGCACTTTGGGTCTGCTCTTTCTAAGACCTGGGCTCCACCGGAATGACGGCCCCATGGTCCAGGCGGAAGTAACGGATGAAGGCTGCGCGGTGCTCGTGGATGTGGTGGGTGCACAGTGGGCCAGCGACGGCGGCGACTGGCAGGTGGGCATGTCTGTGCCAGCCGGGAAGGTCAAGTTGCAGAGTGGCCTGGCGAGGTTGGAATTCTACAGCGGCGCTTCGGTGACGCTGGAAGGTAACAGCGAGCTGGAGATTGTGTCTGTGAACGAGGCCAAGTGCCGGTTCGGCCAGATGCGGGTGCATGTGCCGCCTCATGCGCGCGGGTTCAAGCTGATGACACCCGATGCGAAGGTGGTGGACCTGGGGACTGAGTTCGGCCTGAAGGTGAGCGACTCCGGCAAATCGGATGTGCATGTCTTTGACGGTGAGGTGGAGGTGTACCCGGGCACCGGCGACGACAAGCTGAACCTCAAGACCGGAGCCCGCTGGAACGCGGAGGATGGTGCGGGGACCACAGGAGCAGACACCCAGGCCTTTGCCGACATCGCCTCACTGCATGCGCAGTCCCAGGATGCGGACGAACGCCGGACGCTGGAATGGCGGGTGGGGCTGCAAAAGTTTCTCGATGATCCCCGCTTGCTCGTGGGCTACACCTTTGAGCCGCTCAATGCGTGGGATCGAACCCTGCGAAATCAGCAGCCCGATGCACCTGAGTTCACCAACGGCTCCGTCGTAGGAGCGCAGTGGGCGCAGGGACGTTGGCGGGGCAAGCAGGCGCTGGCCTTCAAGTCCCCCGGTGACCGGGTGCGCCTGGCGGTGGCGGGGGAGTATGACGCCATCACGCTGGCGGCCTGGGTGCAGGTGGGCGGGGTGGACCGGAATTACAACAGTCTGTTCCTCACGGATACATGGACTCATGGCAACCCGCACTGGCAGATCATCCGGTCCGGGGCGGTGGCCCTGGGAGTGCACAACGGTAAAGGTTCCGGCCAGCATGTGCTCAACACCCCTGTTCTATTTGGCCCGGAGAATCTGGGCCTCTGGTTCCATGTGGCATCCACCTTCGATGTGCGCACAGGGATGCTGCGGCATTTCGTGAATGGTCGGCAAGTCGATGAAAAGAAAGAAGCCAAAGTGGATCCCTCTTCACGTATCCGCATCGGCAGTGGCGAGCTGGGCAACTGGGGTCTCCCCGAAGGCAAAACACCCCGCACCGAGGTGCGCAGTTTCAACGGCCGGATGGATGAGTTTTTGATGTTCAAGGAAGCTCTGAGCGCGAAGGAGATCGAACGGATCTTCGAGATCGGGAAGCCAAACTGA
- a CDS encoding PSD1 and planctomycete cytochrome C domain-containing protein, whose product MRSHKHFWALMTAAVSTGGGLMAAEPEAEKHFVLKVLPLFKEKCLACHGDDPKKFKGGFDMRTPERFFSGGDSEKNPVVPGKPEESVLYISVTRTDSSLAMPPKENDKLSEAQVEIIKHWILDGGIWPDAGRIAEITEEQARAPKAAATGETGVKVTTSGGLSDDWTNRPYKPEDLWAYAPIRGVLKDEGPESGRSIDRLIGAKMKELGVEAGPLADRRTLIRRATFDLTGLPPTPQEVAQFLADPVSEEEAFARLVDRLLASPHYGEHWARHWLDVVRYADSSGFANDYERGNTWRYRDYVIRAFNEDKPYDQFIREQIAGDELPSDRTKTPESERLIATGFLRMGPWELTGMEVPKVARQRFLDDVTDIVGQAFLGHTLQCARCHDHKFDPIPTQDYYAMQACFATTQLSEREAPFLPAENTRGFEEIKYLEMRRAEHLASLRRLDGVSLKAAGAWFKEKSLDRSAWDAALAKIRTRQPDTRANARREFFGLFDAARNALLKQGVPEAEYPPKNLGFNVEDYGHERIARKGLERLRWEMERYEPYAFAVYAGRTPALKSVNAPLRVPAARLEDGELEITAILAGGDPFSPKTPVKPGTLSALGGRSAVIPEGIEGRRLALADWIASADNPLTTRSIVNRLWQWHFGRPIAGNPNNFGATGKKPTHPELLDWLANRLVKEGWSIKAMHRVIMMSEAYRRSARHPHPERLKQQDPHGVSYAAFQPRRLAAEEIRDAMLLVSGELNPTIGGIPARPEINMEAALQPRQVMGTFAPAWQLNPLPAQRHRRSIYVLKLHGLRDPFMEVFNEPIPEFSCEARDASNVTPQVFSLFNSAATFDRGLQLARRILRDGIADAQVISALFLHTCGRPPTEQEQQKCLVHWGNMTRRHEGLTLPRQVLPTEVVREAVEENTGEKFTFTERLHVSADYQPDLVPGEMDAKLRGLAEVALVLFNSNEFAFVY is encoded by the coding sequence ATGCGATCTCACAAGCACTTCTGGGCGCTGATGACGGCGGCAGTCTCCACGGGAGGTGGATTGATGGCGGCAGAGCCGGAGGCAGAGAAGCATTTCGTGTTAAAAGTGCTGCCGCTCTTCAAGGAGAAGTGCCTCGCCTGCCACGGGGACGACCCGAAGAAATTCAAGGGCGGGTTCGACATGCGGACGCCGGAGAGGTTCTTCTCCGGCGGTGACAGTGAGAAGAATCCCGTTGTGCCGGGCAAGCCGGAGGAGAGCGTGCTCTACATCTCTGTGACCCGCACCGACTCCAGCCTGGCCATGCCGCCGAAGGAGAATGACAAGCTCTCTGAGGCGCAGGTGGAGATCATCAAACACTGGATCCTGGACGGCGGAATCTGGCCGGATGCCGGGAGGATCGCTGAAATCACGGAGGAACAGGCCCGCGCCCCCAAAGCTGCCGCCACCGGAGAGACGGGTGTCAAAGTGACCACCAGCGGCGGACTGTCGGACGACTGGACGAACCGACCCTACAAGCCGGAGGATCTGTGGGCGTATGCGCCGATTCGTGGCGTGCTCAAAGACGAAGGACCAGAAAGCGGACGTTCCATTGATCGCCTCATCGGCGCCAAGATGAAGGAACTCGGGGTGGAAGCGGGACCTCTGGCGGACCGGAGAACGCTGATCCGCAGGGCGACGTTTGACCTCACCGGACTGCCACCGACTCCGCAGGAGGTGGCGCAATTCCTTGCAGACCCTGTCTCCGAGGAGGAGGCATTTGCAAGACTCGTGGATCGGCTCCTGGCCAGTCCCCACTATGGAGAGCACTGGGCGCGTCACTGGCTGGATGTGGTGCGCTATGCAGACTCCTCCGGCTTTGCCAACGACTACGAGCGCGGCAACACCTGGCGGTACCGCGACTACGTCATCCGGGCATTCAATGAGGACAAACCGTATGACCAGTTCATCCGGGAGCAGATCGCGGGAGATGAACTCCCGTCAGACCGGACCAAGACACCTGAATCGGAAAGGCTGATCGCCACGGGATTCCTGCGCATGGGCCCCTGGGAGCTGACCGGCATGGAGGTGCCGAAGGTGGCGCGTCAACGCTTCCTGGATGACGTGACGGACATCGTGGGACAGGCATTCCTGGGGCACACCCTGCAATGCGCGAGGTGCCATGACCACAAGTTCGATCCCATACCGACGCAGGACTACTACGCCATGCAGGCCTGCTTCGCCACCACGCAGCTCTCCGAGCGGGAGGCGCCCTTCCTTCCGGCAGAGAACACCCGTGGGTTTGAGGAAATCAAGTATCTGGAGATGCGCCGGGCAGAACACCTGGCCAGTCTGCGCCGCCTCGATGGAGTCTCGCTCAAGGCGGCCGGAGCCTGGTTCAAGGAAAAGAGCCTGGACCGCAGTGCTTGGGATGCCGCCCTGGCGAAGATCCGGACCCGCCAACCGGACACCCGGGCGAATGCACGCAGGGAGTTTTTCGGCCTCTTTGACGCCGCGCGCAATGCCCTGCTGAAACAGGGCGTGCCGGAGGCTGAGTATCCGCCAAAAAACCTCGGGTTCAACGTGGAGGACTACGGTCATGAACGCATCGCACGGAAGGGACTGGAGCGCCTGCGCTGGGAGATGGAGCGGTATGAGCCCTATGCCTTCGCCGTCTATGCGGGGCGAACGCCAGCGCTTAAGTCCGTGAACGCCCCGCTGCGGGTGCCTGCGGCAAGGCTGGAGGATGGGGAACTGGAAATCACCGCGATCTTGGCGGGCGGGGATCCCTTTTCGCCCAAAACGCCAGTGAAACCCGGTACGCTGAGTGCCCTGGGAGGACGCAGCGCGGTCATCCCGGAGGGCATCGAAGGGCGGCGTCTGGCGTTGGCGGACTGGATCGCCTCCGCGGACAATCCCCTCACGACCCGCAGCATTGTGAACCGCCTCTGGCAGTGGCACTTTGGGCGACCTATCGCAGGCAATCCCAACAACTTTGGTGCCACAGGGAAGAAACCGACGCATCCCGAACTGTTGGACTGGCTGGCGAATCGTCTCGTCAAAGAAGGATGGTCGATCAAAGCGATGCATCGCGTGATCATGATGAGTGAGGCGTATCGGCGCAGCGCCAGGCACCCCCACCCGGAACGGCTCAAGCAGCAGGATCCTCATGGCGTGAGCTACGCCGCCTTTCAACCCAGGCGGCTCGCCGCGGAGGAGATTCGCGACGCCATGCTCCTCGTCTCGGGAGAGTTGAATCCCACGATCGGCGGCATTCCTGCCCGGCCTGAGATCAATATGGAGGCCGCGCTACAGCCGCGGCAGGTGATGGGCACCTTCGCCCCGGCCTGGCAGCTGAATCCCCTGCCCGCGCAGCGGCATCGTCGCTCCATCTATGTGCTGAAGCTGCATGGTCTGCGGGACCCTTTCATGGAGGTGTTTAACGAGCCCATACCGGAGTTTTCGTGTGAAGCCAGGGATGCGTCCAACGTCACGCCTCAGGTGTTCAGCCTCTTTAACAGTGCCGCCACGTTCGACCGCGGCCTGCAACTGGCACGCCGTATTCTTCGGGATGGGATTGCGGATGCCCAGGTCATCTCCGCGCTCTTTCTGCATACCTGTGGTCGCCCTCCCACCGAGCAGGAACAGCAGAAGTGTCTGGTGCACTGGGGGAACATGACCCGACGACATGAGGGGCTGACTCTGCCGCGGCAGGTGCTTCCCACCGAGGTGGTTCGAGAGGCCGTGGAGGAGAATACAGGAGAGAAGTTCACCTTCACGGAGCGGTTGCATGTCTCTGCGGACTATCAGCCGGACCTTGTCCCGGGCGAGATGGATGCAAAACTGCGCGGGCTTGCAGAAGTGGCCTTGGTGCTCTTTAATTCCAACGAGTTTGCGTTCGTGTACTGA
- a CDS encoding sterol desaturase family protein, whose protein sequence is MKTPHDFFRAITGIAMENGLRYLLFAGFAWLLAYVLFRRRWFHRKIIARLPTSADVRREMGYSVLTVVIYGIVGTLTIWMAKQGWTHMYGRIPKFGWGWFVASIFCIIVLHDAYFYWTHRLMHHPRLYRWFHRVHHQSNNPSPWAAYSFGPLEAAIQVGIFPLSVLVMPVHPLAFFIFLVWQIAFNVAGHTGFEFYPRWWLDTWFGRFMNTPTNHVMHHEYYRGNYGLYFNVWDRLMGTNHEKYEERFKEVTGRSRAA, encoded by the coding sequence ATGAAAACCCCGCACGACTTCTTCAGGGCCATCACTGGCATCGCCATGGAGAACGGGCTCCGGTATCTCCTCTTCGCCGGCTTCGCGTGGCTGTTGGCGTATGTGCTGTTCCGGCGTCGCTGGTTTCACCGCAAGATCATTGCCCGCCTGCCCACTTCGGCAGATGTGCGCCGTGAGATGGGTTACTCAGTGCTCACGGTGGTGATCTACGGCATCGTGGGCACCCTCACGATCTGGATGGCCAAGCAGGGGTGGACGCACATGTATGGCCGCATCCCCAAGTTTGGGTGGGGCTGGTTTGTGGCCAGCATTTTCTGCATCATTGTGCTACACGATGCCTACTTCTACTGGACCCACCGGCTCATGCATCATCCGCGGCTCTACCGCTGGTTTCACCGGGTGCATCACCAGTCCAACAATCCCTCGCCCTGGGCCGCATACTCCTTTGGCCCGCTGGAGGCTGCCATCCAGGTGGGCATCTTCCCGCTCTCGGTGCTGGTGATGCCCGTGCATCCCCTCGCGTTCTTCATCTTTCTGGTATGGCAGATTGCTTTCAACGTGGCTGGTCACACCGGGTTCGAGTTCTATCCCCGCTGGTGGCTGGATACGTGGTTTGGCCGGTTCATGAACACTCCGACGAATCATGTCATGCACCATGAGTACTACCGCGGGAACTATGGTCTGTATTTCAACGTCTGGGACCGCCTCATGGGGACGAACCATGAGAAGTACGAGGAGCGGTTCAAGGAAGTGACAGGCAGGAGCCGGGCAGCCTGA
- a CDS encoding leucine-rich repeat domain-containing protein, whose product MGNTSSAALQEARRRISVSKTTGQPHLFLGDLGLDEVPLEVAELSHLRQLSLGWNYSPSAKKWNPDRSFFNPGAMSNLSELAHLPLEWLDLRATGFNNCAALEGFSALRSLNLSHSYVRNIEPLSALSQLQCLELCQTQVTDFKPLQRLGALQQLDLYSTSVSDLEPLAALHALQQLNICSTKVTDLEPLAGLSSLRQFNFSFTGVTELDPLAKITTLQQLEFRLAPIFDLDALAGLRELQKLDLSTTEVRDLEPLSGLGALQKLYFNHTAVSDLGPLAGLSALRKLDLRCARRVTDIGPLAGLHALQRLILASTQVTDLTPLTELRNLQHLDLSRTKVSDLSPLTSLTALRSLGLTSTQVSDLAPLAAYRDLQRLFLDSTQVSDLGPVAGMNSLQELYVSHTSVTDLGPLAGLTELKRLSVDECAVNSMPPTISPNESWAKQ is encoded by the coding sequence ATGGGCAATACAAGTTCGGCAGCATTGCAGGAGGCACGGAGGCGCATCAGCGTTTCCAAGACAACGGGACAGCCCCATCTCTTTTTGGGAGACTTGGGGCTGGATGAAGTCCCATTGGAAGTCGCGGAGCTGTCTCATCTCCGCCAACTGAGTCTCGGATGGAACTATTCCCCTTCGGCCAAAAAGTGGAATCCGGATCGGTCATTCTTTAACCCGGGTGCGATGTCCAACCTCTCAGAGTTGGCGCACCTCCCGCTTGAGTGGTTGGATCTGAGGGCCACCGGATTTAACAACTGTGCCGCTTTGGAAGGGTTCTCTGCATTGAGGAGCCTGAATCTCAGCCACTCCTACGTCAGAAATATTGAACCCCTTTCGGCCCTCAGCCAGTTGCAGTGTCTGGAGCTCTGTCAAACTCAAGTCACGGACTTCAAACCATTGCAACGACTCGGGGCCTTGCAGCAGCTAGACCTCTACTCGACTTCCGTAAGCGATCTCGAACCGCTGGCGGCACTCCACGCTTTGCAGCAACTAAACATTTGTAGCACCAAAGTCACTGATCTTGAACCGTTGGCGGGACTCAGCAGCCTACGGCAGTTCAATTTCAGTTTTACCGGAGTCACCGAACTGGATCCATTGGCGAAGATCACCACCTTACAGCAACTGGAGTTCAGGCTGGCCCCTATCTTCGATCTGGATGCGTTGGCAGGTCTTCGCGAACTGCAAAAGCTTGATCTCAGCACGACAGAAGTTCGTGATCTTGAACCATTGTCAGGGCTCGGCGCATTGCAAAAGCTCTATTTTAACCACACTGCAGTCAGCGACCTTGGACCGTTGGCGGGGCTCAGCGCACTGCGTAAGCTGGACCTTAGATGTGCTCGTCGGGTCACCGACATTGGGCCCTTGGCGGGGCTGCATGCGTTGCAGCGTTTGATCCTCGCTTCAACCCAGGTAACCGACCTCACGCCACTGACGGAACTTCGAAATTTGCAGCATTTGGACCTTTCGAGGACCAAAGTGAGTGACCTCAGTCCGTTGACTTCACTCACAGCTTTGCGGAGTTTGGGCCTTACTTCGACACAAGTCAGCGACCTGGCCCCATTAGCCGCCTATAGAGACTTGCAGCGGCTCTTTCTCGATTCCACACAAGTAAGTGATCTTGGACCAGTGGCGGGAATGAACAGCTTGCAGGAATTGTACGTCAGTCACACGTCGGTCACCGACCTTGGGCCGCTGGCGGGTCTAACGGAACTTAAGCGGTTGAGTGTTGACGAGTGTGCTGTCAATTCAATGCCTCCGACGATCTCCCCCAATGAGAGCTGGGCAAAGCAATGA
- a CDS encoding LamG-like jellyroll fold domain-containing protein: MSTSGNGNTGNGGGCNPGQLPEASRLIGEWLSGGITPADFDLLQTMLRDCSEVRRMLREEVNLEQVLRENASVTADLKAWNPEGLPDHEGEGEAAVMPFPGQSTKTRAKKYWISWAAAASLAVLLSAGTFLWGGRHALSKDLVREETNRGCAILTHVVNAEWLDDDNSRRTGDTVNSGMLKLACGFAQVEFFSGATLLMEGDAELEIISPWEAICHSGKVRVRVPPPARGFLLHAPGMKLVDLGTEFGVQVNPEDLSSEVHVFEGEVEAHPNNQELISLKEGMGLYKEGNKVAPLPGVRPDDFMGMERLDAITATRAKARYDAWATWKKDISSDERLVVYFPFERQGKWQRMIGNGCNPCNPDRNGGVVGARWTQGRWPMKDALEFKRPGDRVRLRIDGEYEALTLTCWVKVDGLDRKFNALLLTDGYDAGEPHWQITQDGRLMFSIAYPDEEHPDVKRNQVHYSPVVFNRSNIGRWHQLAVTYDNCSGEAIQFVDGKEVSREVSPLYQPGRKIVYGACELGNWGLPLQDHQFPVRNLNGCMDEFAIYQIALAGDELKKIYEASKPE, from the coding sequence ATGTCAACTTCTGGAAACGGTAACACAGGTAACGGTGGGGGGTGCAATCCGGGGCAACTTCCCGAGGCGAGCCGCCTCATCGGTGAGTGGCTCAGCGGTGGCATCACGCCGGCTGACTTTGACCTCTTGCAGACGATGCTGCGCGATTGCAGCGAGGTACGGCGGATGCTGCGCGAGGAGGTAAACCTGGAGCAGGTGCTGCGCGAGAACGCCAGCGTCACGGCCGACCTGAAGGCCTGGAATCCGGAAGGTCTGCCTGACCACGAGGGCGAGGGAGAGGCGGCGGTCATGCCCTTTCCGGGGCAGAGTACGAAGACCCGGGCCAAGAAGTACTGGATTTCTTGGGCCGCGGCTGCATCACTGGCAGTACTGCTCTCCGCAGGCACCTTCCTCTGGGGGGGCCGCCATGCGCTGAGCAAGGATCTGGTGCGGGAAGAAACGAATCGCGGCTGCGCCATCCTCACCCATGTGGTGAATGCTGAGTGGCTGGATGACGACAACAGCCGGCGCACCGGGGACACGGTGAACTCCGGGATGCTGAAACTGGCCTGCGGCTTTGCCCAAGTCGAGTTTTTCAGCGGGGCCACGCTCCTCATGGAGGGAGACGCTGAGCTGGAGATTATTTCCCCGTGGGAAGCTATCTGCCACTCTGGAAAAGTGCGCGTGCGCGTGCCCCCGCCTGCTCGCGGCTTCCTGCTCCATGCCCCGGGCATGAAACTGGTGGATCTGGGCACGGAGTTCGGTGTGCAAGTGAACCCGGAAGACCTGAGCTCCGAGGTGCACGTCTTCGAAGGAGAGGTGGAAGCCCACCCGAACAATCAAGAACTCATCAGCCTGAAAGAGGGCATGGGCCTCTATAAGGAAGGCAACAAAGTCGCCCCGCTACCCGGCGTGCGCCCTGATGACTTCATGGGCATGGAGCGTCTGGACGCGATCACCGCCACCCGGGCCAAAGCCCGGTATGATGCCTGGGCTACATGGAAAAAGGACATCAGCAGCGACGAGCGGCTCGTGGTCTATTTCCCGTTCGAGCGCCAGGGTAAATGGCAGCGCATGATCGGCAACGGCTGCAATCCGTGCAATCCTGACCGCAACGGCGGCGTGGTAGGGGCCCGGTGGACCCAGGGCCGCTGGCCCATGAAGGATGCCCTGGAATTCAAGCGTCCTGGGGATCGGGTACGTCTCCGCATCGACGGCGAGTACGAGGCACTCACTCTCACCTGCTGGGTGAAGGTGGACGGGCTGGACCGCAAGTTCAATGCCCTGCTCCTGACCGATGGCTATGATGCCGGTGAGCCCCACTGGCAGATCACCCAGGATGGGAGGCTCATGTTCTCCATCGCCTATCCGGATGAGGAGCACCCCGATGTGAAGCGCAATCAGGTGCACTACTCGCCAGTCGTGTTCAACCGCTCCAACATCGGCCGCTGGCACCAGCTCGCGGTCACCTATGACAACTGCAGCGGTGAAGCGATCCAGTTTGTGGACGGCAAGGAAGTGAGCCGGGAGGTCTCGCCGCTCTACCAGCCGGGGCGCAAGATCGTCTATGGTGCCTGTGAGCTGGGCAACTGGGGCCTCCCCCTCCAGGACCACCAGTTCCCCGTGCGGAACCTCAATGGATGCATGGACGAGTTTGCCATCTATCAGATCGCACTCGCTGGCGATGAGCTGAAGAAGATCTACGAAGCCTCCAAGCCGGAGTAG